The Klebsiella sp. RHBSTW-00484 genome includes a window with the following:
- the nqrE gene encoding NADH:ubiquinone reductase (Na(+)-transporting) subunit E, whose translation MAHYISLFVRAVFVENMALAFFLGMCTFLAVSKKVSTSFGLGIAVTVVLGLAVPINNLVYNLVLRDSALVEGVDLSFLNFITFIGVIAALVQILEMILDKYFPALYNALGIFLPLIAVNCAIFGGVSFMVQRDYNFTESIVYGFGSGIGWLLAIVAMAGIREKMKYANVPAGLRGLGITFITTGLMALGFMSFSGVQL comes from the coding sequence ATGGCTCATTACATTAGCCTGTTTGTCCGCGCTGTGTTTGTTGAAAACATGGCGCTGGCTTTCTTTCTGGGGATGTGTACCTTCCTCGCGGTATCGAAAAAAGTCTCGACCTCCTTTGGACTTGGCATTGCGGTAACGGTCGTGCTTGGTCTGGCCGTGCCTATCAATAACCTGGTGTATAACCTGGTGCTACGCGACAGCGCATTGGTAGAGGGCGTTGACTTAAGTTTCCTCAACTTCATCACCTTTATCGGGGTTATCGCCGCGCTGGTGCAGATTCTGGAAATGATCCTCGATAAGTACTTTCCGGCGCTCTACAACGCGCTGGGGATATTCTTACCGCTGATCGCCGTTAACTGCGCGATTTTTGGCGGTGTCTCATTCATGGTGCAGCGTGACTATAACTTCACCGAATCCATCGTGTACGGTTTTGGCTCTGGTATTGGCTGGCTATTGGCGATTGTGGCGATGGCCGGCATCCGTGAAAAAATGAAATACGCAAACGTGCCCGCAGGCCTGCGCGGGTTAGGGATCACCTTTATTACCACGGGTCTGATGGCACTGGGCTTTATGTCATTCTCCGGTGTGCAGCTATAA
- a CDS encoding GNAT family N-acetyltransferase, with amino-acid sequence MKIRPYEAHDFSALCAIFLRAVKETANADYSSQQIAAWAQVDEVRWRQKIATSQVLVAVKNESPVGFITAVDDYIDLLFVSPDYSRQGIASALLNALFIQFPERIWTVEASITAKACFERHGFSVVEKQVVEARGECFLNYLMRRQIVLQ; translated from the coding sequence CTGAAAATAAGACCTTACGAGGCGCATGACTTTTCTGCGCTATGCGCCATCTTTTTACGGGCCGTTAAAGAGACCGCCAACGCTGATTATTCCTCACAGCAAATTGCCGCCTGGGCGCAGGTTGATGAAGTTCGCTGGCGACAGAAAATAGCCACCTCGCAGGTGCTGGTGGCGGTAAAAAATGAATCGCCCGTTGGGTTTATTACTGCCGTTGATGACTATATCGATTTACTGTTTGTCTCGCCTGACTATAGCCGTCAGGGAATTGCCAGCGCGCTGCTCAATGCATTGTTTATACAGTTTCCTGAACGTATTTGGACGGTGGAAGCCAGTATTACGGCAAAAGCCTGCTTTGAACGTCATGGTTTCAGCGTTGTAGAGAAACAGGTGGTGGAAGCACGCGGTGAATGTTTTCTTAATTATCTGATGCGGCGACAAATCGTCTTGCAATAA
- the lpcA gene encoding D-sedoheptulose 7-phosphate isomerase gives MYQDLIRNELNEAAETLANFLQDDANIHAIQRAAVLLADSFKAGGKVLSCGNGGSHCDAMHFAEELTGRYRENRPGYPAIAISDVSHLSCVSNDFGYEYVFSRYVESVGRAGDVLLGISTSGNSGNVIKAIEAARAQGMKVITLTGKDGGKMAGSADVEIRVPHFGYADRIQEIHIKVIHILIMLIEKEMVKA, from the coding sequence ATGTACCAGGATCTTATTCGTAACGAACTGAACGAAGCTGCGGAAACGCTGGCTAATTTTCTGCAGGACGATGCCAACATTCATGCCATTCAGCGTGCAGCGGTGCTGCTGGCGGATAGCTTTAAGGCTGGCGGCAAAGTTCTTTCCTGCGGTAATGGCGGTTCTCACTGCGATGCGATGCATTTTGCGGAAGAACTGACCGGACGCTATCGCGAGAATCGCCCGGGCTATCCAGCAATTGCGATTTCAGACGTGAGCCATCTTTCTTGCGTCAGTAATGATTTTGGCTATGAATATGTTTTTTCTCGCTACGTTGAGTCGGTGGGCCGTGCAGGCGACGTGTTGCTGGGGATTTCTACTTCCGGTAACTCTGGCAACGTTATTAAAGCGATTGAAGCCGCTCGCGCTCAGGGGATGAAAGTCATCACTCTGACCGGCAAAGATGGCGGTAAAATGGCGGGCTCTGCGGATGTTGAAATTCGCGTACCGCATTTTGGCTATGCCGATCGCATTCAGGAAATTCACATTAAAGTGATTCATATCCTGATTATGTTGATTGAAAAAGAGATGGTTAAAGCCTGA
- the nqrM gene encoding (Na+)-NQR maturation NqrM, which translates to MLTVFVATFVIFALVILGMSLGYLIKRKSIQGSCGGISSLGIEKVCDCPEPCDARKRRIAREEQRQQNRIL; encoded by the coding sequence ATGTTGACGGTATTTGTGGCGACCTTTGTTATTTTCGCGCTGGTTATTCTGGGGATGTCGCTGGGATACCTGATCAAGCGTAAAAGTATTCAGGGCAGCTGTGGCGGGATCTCCTCGCTGGGGATAGAGAAAGTCTGTGACTGCCCCGAGCCTTGCGATGCGCGTAAACGGCGAATAGCGCGTGAAGAGCAACGCCAGCAGAACCGAATTCTGTAA
- a CDS encoding NADH:ubiquinone reductase (Na(+)-transporting) subunit D → MADLGDMKEMKRVLVGPLIANNPITLQVLGVCSALAVTTKLETAFVMTIAVTLVTAFSSMFISMIRHHIPNSVRIIVQMAIIASLVIVVDQLLRAFAYETSKQLSVFVGLIITNCIVMGRAEAYAMKSPPLASFMDGIGNGLGYGAILLIVGFLRELIGSGKLFGITVLETVQNGGWYQPNGMFLLAPSAFFIIGLLIWAVRSWKPEQQEKE, encoded by the coding sequence ATGGCTGATTTGGGCGACATGAAAGAAATGAAGCGTGTGCTGGTGGGGCCGCTTATCGCTAATAACCCCATTACTCTGCAGGTTTTGGGCGTGTGTTCTGCACTGGCTGTAACCACCAAGCTGGAAACCGCTTTTGTTATGACCATCGCGGTAACGCTGGTTACGGCATTCTCCAGCATGTTTATCTCTATGATTCGTCACCATATTCCTAACAGCGTGCGCATCATTGTACAGATGGCGATTATCGCCTCGCTGGTTATTGTGGTTGACCAGCTGCTACGTGCCTTTGCCTATGAGACCTCGAAACAGCTATCAGTGTTTGTCGGGCTTATCATCACTAACTGTATTGTGATGGGGCGGGCGGAAGCCTATGCCATGAAGTCGCCGCCGCTGGCGAGTTTTATGGACGGTATCGGCAACGGTCTGGGATATGGTGCGATTCTGTTGATTGTCGGCTTCCTGCGCGAACTTATTGGCAGCGGCAAACTGTTTGGCATCACTGTGCTGGAAACGGTGCAGAACGGCGGCTGGTATCAGCCAAATGGTATGTTCCTTTTGGCACCGAGCGCATTCTTCATTATCGGTTTGTTGATTTGGGCCGTGCGCAGTTGGAAGCCTGAACAGCAGGAAAAGGAGTAA
- a CDS encoding Na(+)-translocating NADH-quinone reductase subunit A, which yields MIKITKGLNLPIAGMPSQQISSKTAVKRVALLGEEYIGMRPSMAVREGDRVQKGQLLFEDKKNPGVRFTAPASGIVSAIHRGERRVLQSVVIDVEGDKAIHFSRYEPAELAGLTRESVQQQLLESGQWTAFRTRPFSKIPAPGSVPVAIFVTAIDTNPLAAEPQPIILAQRDAFDAGLTVLTHLTDGQVHVCQASGGKLGGHPVGQVTFNQFTGPHPAGLPGTHIHFLEPVSLKKQVWHLNYQDVIAIGKLFLEGEIYSERIIALGGPQVKEPRLLKTCLGASLDELLVDELLDDENRVISGSVLSGTHAHGPHAFLGRFHLQVSVVKEGREKELFGWVMPGKDKFSITRTTLGHFLKHKLFNFSTDTHGGERAMVPIGNYERVMPLDILPTMLLRDLLAGDTDSAQALGCLELDEEDLALCTYVCPGKYEFGPALRSVLTQIEQEG from the coding sequence ATGATTAAAATCACGAAAGGGCTTAATCTGCCCATAGCTGGCATGCCATCACAGCAAATTTCTTCGAAGACTGCGGTCAAACGCGTTGCGCTGTTAGGTGAAGAGTACATCGGTATGCGCCCTTCGATGGCGGTGCGTGAAGGCGACCGGGTGCAAAAAGGCCAACTCCTGTTCGAAGATAAAAAGAACCCTGGCGTGCGTTTTACCGCCCCCGCGAGCGGAATCGTTAGCGCCATTCACCGCGGTGAGCGACGGGTTCTGCAATCGGTTGTTATCGATGTCGAGGGCGATAAGGCCATTCATTTTTCCCGCTATGAACCCGCTGAACTTGCTGGATTGACGCGTGAGAGTGTGCAGCAACAGCTGCTGGAGTCCGGGCAGTGGACTGCATTTCGTACCCGTCCTTTCAGCAAAATTCCAGCTCCGGGCAGCGTGCCAGTGGCGATTTTTGTAACGGCGATAGACACCAACCCGCTAGCAGCCGAACCTCAGCCCATCATCCTGGCCCAGCGCGACGCTTTTGATGCCGGGCTGACGGTGCTGACGCATCTGACTGACGGTCAAGTTCACGTGTGTCAGGCCAGCGGCGGCAAGCTTGGTGGGCATCCTGTTGGGCAGGTGACTTTCAACCAGTTCACCGGGCCACATCCGGCAGGGCTACCCGGAACGCACATCCATTTTCTGGAGCCGGTTAGCCTGAAAAAGCAGGTCTGGCATCTTAACTACCAGGATGTCATCGCTATCGGTAAATTATTCCTCGAAGGGGAAATATATAGCGAACGCATTATTGCCCTCGGTGGTCCGCAGGTAAAAGAGCCTCGTCTGTTAAAGACTTGCTTAGGTGCCAGCCTCGATGAGCTGCTTGTCGATGAACTGCTGGATGATGAAAACCGCGTTATTTCGGGTTCAGTTCTCAGCGGAACCCATGCCCATGGACCCCATGCTTTCCTTGGGCGCTTTCATTTACAGGTCAGCGTGGTGAAAGAGGGGCGTGAAAAAGAACTGTTCGGCTGGGTGATGCCGGGGAAAGATAAATTCTCCATTACCCGCACCACGCTTGGTCATTTCCTCAAGCATAAGCTGTTTAACTTCTCGACGGATACCCACGGTGGCGAGCGGGCTATGGTGCCAATTGGTAACTATGAGCGCGTGATGCCGCTGGATATTTTGCCCACGATGTTGCTGCGAGATTTGCTGGCGGGTGATACCGATAGCGCGCAGGCGCTGGGCTGTCTGGAGCTGGATGAGGAAGACCTGGCACTGTGCACCTACGTATGCCCCGGCAAATATGAATTTGGCCCGGCGTTGCGCAGTGTGTTAACCCAGATTGAGCAGGAAGGATAA
- the nqrF gene encoding NADH:ubiquinone reductase (Na(+)-transporting) subunit F — protein MEIILGVVMFTLIVLVLSGLILAARSKLVNAGDVVIEINNEADKQIRTPAGDKLLNTLSNNGIFVSSACGGGGSCGQCRVTVKEGGGDILPTELSHITKREAKEGCRLACQVAVKQNMKIELPEEIFGVKKWECEVISNDNKATFIKELKLRVPDGDEVPFRAGGYIQIECPSHKVAYADFDVPDEYRGDWDKFNLFRYVSDVKEPTLRAYSMANYPEEKGIIMLNVRIATPPPKVPDAPPGIMSSYIWSLKAGDKVTISGPFGEFFAKETQAEMVFIGGGAGMAPMRSHIFDQLKRLHSTRKISFWYGARSLREMFYDDEFELLARENPNFTFHVALSDPLPEDNWTGHTGFIHNVLYENYLRDHPAPEDCEFYMCGPPVMNAAVIKMLKDLGVEDENIMLDDFGG, from the coding sequence ATGGAAATTATTCTTGGCGTTGTGATGTTCACGCTGATCGTCCTGGTGCTATCAGGGTTGATACTGGCCGCGCGTTCAAAACTGGTGAATGCTGGTGATGTGGTCATCGAAATTAATAACGAGGCGGATAAACAGATCCGTACTCCGGCGGGTGATAAGTTACTCAACACACTCTCCAACAACGGTATTTTCGTTTCATCCGCCTGCGGTGGCGGTGGTTCCTGCGGTCAATGCAGGGTGACGGTGAAAGAGGGGGGCGGCGATATTCTGCCGACCGAACTTTCCCATATCACCAAACGTGAGGCGAAAGAGGGCTGCCGCCTGGCCTGTCAGGTCGCGGTGAAGCAGAACATGAAAATTGAGCTGCCGGAAGAGATCTTTGGAGTTAAGAAGTGGGAATGCGAGGTTATCTCTAATGATAATAAAGCCACTTTTATCAAAGAGCTGAAGCTGCGCGTGCCGGATGGTGACGAGGTTCCATTCCGCGCGGGTGGTTATATTCAGATTGAATGTCCTTCGCACAAGGTCGCTTATGCCGACTTTGATGTACCGGATGAGTATCGCGGCGATTGGGATAAATTTAACCTCTTCCGCTACGTTTCTGACGTAAAAGAGCCGACTTTGCGCGCTTACTCAATGGCTAACTATCCGGAAGAGAAAGGCATTATCATGCTTAACGTGCGTATCGCGACGCCGCCGCCGAAAGTACCTGACGCGCCTCCAGGCATTATGTCTTCGTATATCTGGTCGCTGAAAGCGGGCGATAAGGTGACGATTTCCGGGCCGTTTGGTGAATTCTTTGCCAAAGAAACGCAGGCTGAAATGGTATTTATCGGCGGCGGTGCTGGAATGGCGCCGATGCGTTCGCATATTTTCGATCAGCTTAAGCGTCTGCACAGCACGCGTAAAATTAGCTTCTGGTACGGTGCTCGTTCTCTGCGAGAAATGTTCTACGATGATGAATTCGAGCTACTGGCGCGAGAGAATCCAAACTTCACCTTCCATGTGGCGCTTTCCGATCCGTTGCCGGAAGATAACTGGACCGGCCATACTGGCTTTATTCACAACGTCCTGTATGAAAACTATTTGCGCGATCACCCGGCACCGGAAGATTGTGAATTTTATATGTGTGGCCCGCCGGTCATGAACGCTGCGGTGATTAAGATGCTCAAAGATCTCGGCGTTGAAGATGAAAACATCATGCTGGATGACTTTGGAGGCTGA
- the dinB gene encoding DNA polymerase IV produces the protein MRKIIHVDMDCFFAAVEMRDNPALRDIPVAIGGSRVQRGVISTANYPARKFGVRSAMPTATALKLCPHLTLLPGRFDAYKEASNHIREIFSRYTSLIEPLSLDEAYLDVSDSVLCLGSATLMAQEIRETIHRELNLTASAGIAPVKFLAKIASDLNKPNGQFVIAPHQVAEFVKTLPLSKIPGVGKVSAAKLESMGLRTCEDVQNSDLAMLLKRFGKFGRILWERSQGIDEREINSERQRKSVGVERTLVEDIHEWAECESIIENLYPELERRLAKVKPDLLIARQGVKLKFNDFQLTTQEHVWPRLNKDDLISTAHKAWQERRGGRGVRLVGLHVTLLDPQLERQLVLGL, from the coding sequence ATGCGCAAAATCATCCATGTTGATATGGACTGTTTCTTCGCGGCGGTTGAGATGCGCGACAATCCGGCGCTGCGCGATATTCCTGTCGCCATTGGCGGTAGTCGGGTACAGCGCGGCGTTATCAGTACCGCCAACTATCCGGCGCGTAAATTCGGCGTGCGCAGCGCCATGCCGACAGCTACTGCTCTCAAACTTTGCCCGCATCTGACCCTGCTACCCGGTCGTTTCGATGCTTACAAAGAAGCCTCAAATCATATCCGGGAGATTTTTTCCCGCTACACTTCGTTAATCGAACCGTTATCTCTGGATGAGGCCTATCTTGACGTCAGCGACAGCGTACTTTGCCTGGGCTCAGCGACGCTGATGGCGCAGGAGATCCGTGAAACCATTCATCGTGAACTAAATCTGACCGCCTCCGCCGGAATTGCGCCGGTAAAGTTCCTCGCTAAAATCGCCTCGGATCTTAACAAACCCAACGGCCAGTTTGTCATTGCGCCGCATCAGGTGGCGGAGTTTGTCAAAACATTGCCGCTGTCGAAAATCCCTGGCGTCGGCAAAGTTTCTGCCGCAAAGCTGGAAAGCATGGGGCTGCGAACTTGTGAAGATGTGCAAAACAGCGATCTGGCGATGTTGCTTAAGCGCTTTGGTAAATTTGGTCGGATATTATGGGAGCGCAGTCAGGGGATCGATGAGCGAGAGATCAACAGTGAGCGGCAGCGCAAATCGGTTGGCGTCGAGCGCACTCTGGTGGAGGATATCCACGAGTGGGCGGAGTGTGAGTCGATTATTGAAAATCTCTACCCTGAGCTGGAACGACGTCTGGCGAAGGTAAAGCCGGATTTGCTGATTGCCCGCCAGGGAGTCAAACTGAAGTTTAATGATTTCCAGCTCACCACGCAGGAACATGTCTGGCCCCGGTTGAATAAAGATGACTTGATCAGCACTGCTCACAAAGCCTGGCAAGAGCGGCGAGGTGGCCGGGGAGTGAGGCTGGTGGGGCTGCATGTGACGCTTCTTGACCCACAGCTTGAGAGACAATTAGTTCTGGGATTATAA
- the dpaA gene encoding peptidoglycan meso-diaminopimelic acid protein amidase, protein MRKIALFIAMLLLPCVSFAGLLSSNSSTTPMSKEYKQQLMGSPVYIEIFKEERMLDLYVKMGETYQLLDSYRICNYSGGLGPKQRQGDFKSPEGFYNVSRNQLKPDSRFYKAINIGFPNAYDRAHGYEGKYLMIHGACVSVGCYAMTDTGIDEIFQFVTGALVFGQSSVQVSIYPFRMTDANMARHKFSYFTDFWKQLKPGYDYFQQTHKPPVVSVADGRYVVSKPLSHEVVQPQLASNYTVPEAK, encoded by the coding sequence ATGCGCAAAATCGCATTATTTATTGCGATGCTTCTGTTGCCATGCGTGTCATTCGCAGGGTTACTCAGCAGTAATAGCTCGACAACACCGATGAGCAAAGAATATAAGCAGCAATTAATGGGCTCACCGGTCTACATTGAGATCTTTAAAGAAGAGCGCATGCTCGATCTTTACGTCAAAATGGGCGAAACCTACCAGCTTCTCGATAGCTACCGGATCTGCAACTACTCCGGTGGTCTCGGACCCAAGCAGCGTCAGGGCGATTTTAAGAGCCCGGAAGGTTTCTATAACGTTTCCCGCAATCAGCTAAAACCTGACAGTCGCTTCTATAAAGCAATCAATATCGGCTTTCCGAACGCCTACGATCGTGCGCACGGTTATGAAGGTAAATACCTGATGATTCACGGCGCGTGCGTATCAGTCGGCTGTTATGCCATGACCGATACCGGTATTGATGAGATTTTCCAGTTCGTCACCGGGGCGCTAGTCTTCGGTCAGTCCAGCGTCCAGGTCAGTATTTATCCTTTCCGCATGACCGATGCCAACATGGCCCGTCACAAGTTTTCCTATTTCACCGATTTCTGGAAACAGCTGAAACCTGGCTATGATTACTTCCAGCAGACGCACAAGCCACCGGTAGTCTCAGTGGCCGATGGCCGCTACGTGGTAAGCAAGCCGCTCAGCCACGAAGTTGTCCAGCCGCAGCTCGCATCAAACTACACGGTCCCCGAGGCAAAATAA
- a CDS encoding class II glutamine amidotransferase — translation MCELLGMSANVPTDICFSFTGLVQRGGGTGPHKDGWGITFYEGKGCRTFKDPQPSFQSPIAKLVQDYPIKSRSVIAHIRQANRGIVALENTHPFTRELWGRNWTYAHNGQLEGYESLETGNLQPIGETDSEKAFCWLLHSVTERYPNTPDDMVEVFRFIATLAGTLREKGVFNMLLSDGRYVMAFCSTNLYWITRRAPFGVATLLDQDVEIDFQRETTPNDVVSVIATQPLTGNETWNKIMPGEWALFCLGDRVV, via the coding sequence ATGTGCGAATTGCTCGGGATGAGCGCGAATGTGCCAACAGATATTTGCTTTAGTTTTACCGGGCTGGTTCAGCGCGGTGGCGGAACTGGGCCGCATAAAGACGGCTGGGGCATTACCTTTTATGAAGGTAAAGGCTGTCGCACATTTAAAGATCCACAGCCTAGCTTTCAGTCACCGATTGCTAAGCTGGTACAGGACTATCCCATCAAATCACGTTCAGTCATCGCCCATATTCGCCAGGCTAACCGGGGGATCGTCGCGCTGGAAAATACTCATCCGTTTACCCGTGAACTCTGGGGACGTAACTGGACCTACGCGCATAACGGCCAGTTAGAAGGATATGAGTCTCTGGAGACGGGAAACCTGCAGCCAATTGGTGAGACGGACAGCGAGAAAGCCTTCTGCTGGTTACTGCATAGCGTAACTGAACGCTATCCCAATACGCCGGATGATATGGTCGAGGTGTTTAGATTTATCGCTACGCTTGCCGGAACGCTGCGCGAAAAAGGCGTGTTTAACATGCTGCTGTCCGATGGACGCTATGTGATGGCGTTTTGCTCAACCAATTTATACTGGATCACGCGACGCGCGCCGTTTGGTGTAGCAACGTTGCTGGATCAGGATGTGGAAATCGATTTTCAACGCGAGACCACACCGAATGATGTGGTCTCCGTGATCGCCACTCAGCCGTTAACCGGCAACGAAACCTGGAATAAGATCATGCCAGGCGAGTGGGCATTATTTTGCCTCGGGGACCGTGTAGTTTGA
- a CDS encoding NADH:ubiquinone reductase (Na(+)-transporting) subunit B, which produces MGLKQLFDKLEPHFTHGGKLEKYYPLFEATATLFYTPGQVTRGAAHVRDAIDLKRMMILVWFAVFPAMFWGMYNVGQETIPALHKLYGAEQLQQVIAGNWHYSIAQWLGVNFTADAGWLSMMTLGAIFFLPIYITVFLVGGFWEVLFAIVRKHEINEGFFVTSILFALIVPPTLPLWQAALGISFGVVIAKEIFGGTGRNFLNPALAGRAFLFFAYPAQISGDLVWTAADGFSGATPLSQWTSGGGESLVNVITGQPIGWMDAFLGNIPGSIGEVSTLMILIGGAIIIFGRVASWRIVAGVLIGMVATATLFNFIGSDTNPMFAMPWYWHLVLGGFAFGMMFMATDPVSASFTDKGKWSYGLLIGVMCVLIRVVNPAYPEGMMLAILFANLFAPLFDYLVVRANIKRRKSRG; this is translated from the coding sequence ATGGGCTTAAAGCAACTGTTTGACAAACTTGAGCCGCACTTTACGCATGGCGGCAAGCTGGAAAAATACTATCCGCTGTTCGAAGCGACGGCGACCCTGTTTTACACTCCGGGGCAGGTGACGCGCGGTGCGGCGCATGTCAGAGACGCCATCGACCTCAAGCGGATGATGATTCTGGTGTGGTTTGCGGTTTTCCCGGCGATGTTCTGGGGAATGTATAACGTTGGTCAGGAAACTATCCCGGCACTGCATAAATTATACGGTGCTGAACAACTGCAGCAGGTTATCGCCGGGAACTGGCACTACAGCATTGCACAATGGCTGGGGGTGAACTTCACTGCTGATGCCGGTTGGCTCAGCATGATGACTCTGGGGGCGATATTCTTCCTGCCCATCTACATCACCGTGTTTCTTGTCGGCGGATTCTGGGAGGTTCTGTTTGCTATCGTGCGTAAGCACGAAATAAACGAAGGCTTCTTCGTTACCTCAATTCTGTTCGCGCTGATAGTGCCGCCTACTCTGCCGCTGTGGCAGGCCGCATTGGGGATCTCATTTGGCGTTGTTATTGCCAAGGAGATTTTTGGCGGCACCGGGCGCAACTTCCTTAACCCGGCGCTGGCTGGGCGCGCTTTTTTATTCTTTGCCTATCCGGCGCAAATTTCTGGCGATCTGGTGTGGACCGCGGCGGATGGTTTCTCCGGCGCAACGCCGCTATCTCAGTGGACGAGCGGTGGTGGTGAATCACTGGTTAACGTTATTACCGGCCAGCCGATCGGTTGGATGGACGCCTTCCTGGGCAATATTCCTGGCTCGATTGGCGAAGTCTCGACGCTGATGATTCTCATCGGCGGTGCAATTATCATCTTCGGTCGCGTGGCCTCCTGGCGCATTGTCGCTGGAGTGCTGATCGGTATGGTTGCCACCGCGACCCTGTTTAATTTCATTGGCTCTGATACCAACCCGATGTTTGCCATGCCGTGGTACTGGCATCTGGTGCTTGGCGGTTTCGCCTTCGGCATGATGTTTATGGCCACGGACCCGGTATCCGCGTCCTTTACGGATAAAGGAAAATGGAGTTATGGCCTGCTTATCGGCGTGATGTGCGTGCTGATTCGCGTGGTCAACCCGGCCTATCCGGAAGGGATGATGCTGGCGATCCTCTTCGCCAACCTCTTCGCGCCGCTGTTCGATTACTTGGTGGTGCGGGCCAATATTAAGCGGAGGAAGTCGCGTGGCTGA
- a CDS encoding Na(+)-translocating NADH-quinone reductase subunit C produces MAENKSNDSIGKTLLVVLVLCLVCSIVVAGSAVGLKSRQQEQRALDKQRNILAVAGLMKQGMNADEVAGIFNARISPRLVDLATGELLDKDPSKFNQSQALKDPQQSIQLEASQDPAGIKRRSNIAEIYLVRDEKQQVQEVVLPIYGNGLWSVMYAFVALETDGRTVKGITYYDHGETPGLGGEIENPNWRQQFVGKQVLDDKGMPALKIVKGGARPGDVHAVDGLSGATLTANGVQHSFDFWMGKLGFGPFLNKVREGELNNG; encoded by the coding sequence GTGGCTGAGAATAAAAGTAACGATAGCATCGGCAAAACGCTGCTGGTGGTGCTGGTGCTTTGTCTGGTCTGCTCCATCGTGGTCGCCGGTTCTGCCGTGGGGCTGAAGTCGCGCCAGCAGGAGCAGCGCGCGCTGGATAAACAGCGCAATATCCTGGCGGTTGCAGGGCTGATGAAGCAGGGGATGAATGCAGATGAGGTGGCTGGCATTTTTAATGCCCGCATCTCTCCACGATTAGTCGATTTAGCCACTGGTGAACTGCTGGATAAAGATCCGAGCAAGTTTAATCAGTCCCAGGCGCTGAAGGATCCGCAGCAGAGCATACAGTTGGAAGCCAGTCAGGACCCGGCCGGAATCAAACGCCGCAGCAATATTGCCGAAATTTATCTGGTGCGCGATGAGAAGCAGCAGGTTCAGGAAGTCGTATTGCCAATTTACGGTAACGGCCTGTGGTCGGTGATGTATGCCTTTGTTGCGCTGGAAACCGATGGCCGTACGGTTAAAGGGATTACTTATTACGATCACGGTGAAACGCCAGGGCTGGGCGGGGAAATAGAAAACCCGAACTGGCGTCAGCAGTTTGTTGGTAAACAGGTACTTGACGACAAAGGCATGCCAGCGCTGAAAATAGTAAAAGGCGGTGCGCGTCCGGGTGACGTTCATGCTGTTGATGGTCTGTCAGGCGCAACGCTGACCGCGAACGGTGTCCAGCATAGCTTTGATTTCTGGATGGGCAAACTGGGCTTTGGTCCATTCCTGAATAAGGTGCGCGAAGGGGAGCTGAATAATGGCTGA